Genomic window (Syntrophorhabdaceae bacterium):
CATTTCCTGACTTTCTCAGGGCAAGGATGATACGCTCTTTTTGATTCGGCTCAATCTCGGCGAAGATATCCACGCTGTTGACCCTTTCCATCAGGGCCTCACTGCTCATCTCGCGGATATCGGAACCGTTCAGTATGCTGCGGTTCGGAAAGCCCATACGCTCGGCCACGCTGGCAGCGACCAGTTCGCTGTCTCCGGTGATAACCTTCAGCGTGACCCCCGATCCCTTGAGGGTTTCAATGACGTCAACGATGCCTTCCTTGAGGGGATCGAAGAAGACGAGGAAACCAAGAAAGATCATATGGGCCTCATCGTCTTTTGTCATGGAAGATTGAGAACCCATATCCTTGTACGCAAGGCCCAGGGTCCTGAAACCCTTGTCGCTTAAGTCTCTGAACCGCTGTCTGATCTTCTCCTGAACCGGGACTATATCGATAACCTGTCCATCCGGCATCTCCGCGCTGGAGCATACTGCAAGCACGTTAGAAAGGGCGCCTTTTGTTACCATGAGATGGGTATTGTCCTTTGCCGCGAGGATGGTCAGACGCTTGCGGATAAAATCATAGGGTACTTCGTCAAGCTTGCTCACATGTGAAAGATCGAGCTGCCGGTATTGGAGAATTGCCTCGTCAAGGGGGTTTGTAAAACCCGTCTCGTAGGAGGCATTGATGTAGGCGTAGAGAAGCGCCTTCTCGCTCTCCCGGCCCTCTACGTCGAGAACGGCGTGCAACTGCACCAGACCCTCGGTCAAGGTACCCGTTTTATCGGAACAGAGGACATTCATGCTCCCGAAGTTTTCGATCGACGCAAGCCGCTTTACGATAACCTTCTGGTCAGCCATCCGTTTTGCACCATGGGCGAGGTTGATACTGATAATGGCCGGTAGAAGCTGAGGCGTGAGCCCTACCGCCAGAGCAAGGGAAAAGAGGAACGACTCCAGAACCGGCCGGTGAAAATATACGTTGATGGCGAAGATCGATATGATGAGTATCAGGGTGACCTCCAGCAGGAGGTAGCCAAAACGACTGACGCCGCGCTCAAACTCCGTCTCTGGCGGCCTGAATCTAAGCTCTTCAGAGACCTTGCCAAACTCCGTATTCTTCCCGGTATAGACAACAACCGCCTTCCCGCTGCCGCTTACAACGTGGGTACCCATGAAGAGCGTGTTTGTTCTCCGGCTGAGAGGGGTTGCCTCGTTAAGCGTCCCTGCCTCCTTATCCACAGGGAATGTCTCCCCGGTCAGTGTCGCCTCGTCAACAAAGAAATCCCTGGATTCAATGATCAGGCAGTCACCGGGGATGATATCTCCGGCTGACAACGTGACAATATCGCCGGGAACTATTTCCTCAACCGGCACCTCCCTGAATTCACCGTCACGGAGCGCTGTTGTATTGACCTGGACAATGGAAAGCAATCTCCGAACTGCATTGACGGCCCCGCGTTCCTGCCAGAAACCGAGGACGCCGCTTATCAGGACTATCGCCAGTATGATCAGTGCATCCGTGACGTCGCGGAGCACGAAAGAGAGCCCTGTCGCAAAGAGTAATATAATGATGATCGGGCTTTTGAACTGCGTCAGGAAAAGGGTGAGAGAGTCGTTTCTCTTCTTTTGCTTCAGCGTATTGTAGCCGAAGACCTCAAGCCGCTTCTGCTCCTCTGCCCCGGTCAGGCCGTCCGGTGTTGTCTGAAGGCGGGTAAGGACCGTATCCGGGGAAAGCGCCCAGAAGGCGTGCAACCTGTTCGTTTCCTTGACCATGCTTAAACCATTATAATTTCTCCACGCCATTTATACAATAGTTTAT
Coding sequences:
- the mgtA gene encoding magnesium-translocating P-type ATPase, with the translated sequence MAWRNYNGLSMVKETNRLHAFWALSPDTVLTRLQTTPDGLTGAEEQKRLEVFGYNTLKQKKRNDSLTLFLTQFKSPIIIILLFATGLSFVLRDVTDALIILAIVLISGVLGFWQERGAVNAVRRLLSIVQVNTTALRDGEFREVPVEEIVPGDIVTLSAGDIIPGDCLIIESRDFFVDEATLTGETFPVDKEAGTLNEATPLSRRTNTLFMGTHVVSGSGKAVVVYTGKNTEFGKVSEELRFRPPETEFERGVSRFGYLLLEVTLILIISIFAINVYFHRPVLESFLFSLALAVGLTPQLLPAIISINLAHGAKRMADQKVIVKRLASIENFGSMNVLCSDKTGTLTEGLVQLHAVLDVEGRESEKALLYAYINASYETGFTNPLDEAILQYRQLDLSHVSKLDEVPYDFIRKRLTILAAKDNTHLMVTKGALSNVLAVCSSAEMPDGQVIDIVPVQEKIRQRFRDLSDKGFRTLGLAYKDMGSQSSMTKDDEAHMIFLGFLVFFDPLKEGIVDVIETLKGSGVTLKVITGDSELVAASVAERMGFPNRSILNGSDIREMSSEALMERVNSVDIFAEIEPNQKERIILALRKSGNVVGYMGDGINDASALHAADVGISVNSAVDVAKDVADIVLLEKDLRVLANGMLEGRKTFANTLKYVFMATSANFGNMFSMAGASLFLPFLPLLPKQILLTNLLTDFPEMTIATDSVDQEMLNRPRRWNIKFIRNFMLVFGLLSSVFDYLTFGVLFLILHASIEEFRTGWFMESVISASMIVLVIRTRGPFLKSKPGKALLTATLLVAVVTILFPYTPMGTLFGFAPIPLIYLLTLLLIVVLYIISAEVAKKIFYRRAKL